Proteins encoded in a region of the Phaenicophaeus curvirostris isolate KB17595 chromosome 1, BPBGC_Pcur_1.0, whole genome shotgun sequence genome:
- the LOC138725445 gene encoding 3 beta-hydroxysteroid dehydrogenase/Delta 5-->4-isomerase-like, translated as MSLAGVSCLVTGAGGFLGQRIVQLLMEEEEPLAEIRLLDKAFSNEALMRFEKFQGKTEVKILEGDIRDVMFLHRACQGVSLIIHTASIIDTLGLVEKQLLWEVNVTGTQLLLEVCVRCNVQHFIYTSTIEVTGPNSKGDPVFNGNEDTVYVSVPKFPYAQTKRLAENSVLKADGQVLKDGGTLMTCALRSMYIFGEGCPFLQGHLDKCLLNKNVYLRFSRKEALVNPVYVGNIAWAHVQAAKALQVPQKAKNIRGQFYYISDDTPPMSYADLNYELTKDLGFAIEPRLPMPLTMLYYFSLLLEIVSFLLRPFVRYIPSTNRHLVTLLNTPFTFSYKKAQKDFGYTPRYTWEAAKQSTGQWLASIVPQRREYLQIETV; from the exons ATGTCCCTGGCTGGGGTAAGCTGTCTGGTGACAGGAGCAGGAGGATTTCTTGGCCAGAGGATTGTGCAGTTGCTGATGGAAGAAGAGGAGCCGCTGGCTGAGATCCGACTGCTGGACAAAGCCTTTAGCAATGAAGCACTCATGAGATTTGAAA AGTTCCAGGGTAAGACTGAGGTGAAAATCCTGGAAGGGGACATCCGAGACGTGATGTTCCTGCACCGTGCCTGTCAGGGGGTCTCCCTCATCATCCACACGGCTTCCATCATTGACACCTTGGGCCTCGTAGAGAAGCAGCTGCTCTGGGAAGTGAATGTGACAG gTACTCAGCTACTGCTGGAGGTATGTGTCCGCTGTAACGTCCAGCACTTCATATACACCAGTACCATAGAAGTGACAGGCCCAAACAGCAAAGGTGACCCTGTTTTCAATGGTAATGAAGATACAGTTTATGTGAGCGTACCAAAATTTCCTTATGCCCAGACTAAGAGACTGGCAGAGAATTCTGTGCTGAAAGCAGATGGCCAGGTATTGAAGGATGGTGGCACACTGATGACTTGCGCCCTAAGATCAATGTACATTTTTGGAGAAGGATGCCCATTTCTTCAAGGTCATTTGGATAAGTGTCTGTTAAACAAAAATGTCTACCTGCGCTTCTCCAGAAAGGAGGCTCTGGTGAACCCCGTGTACGTGGGAAACATTGCCTGGGCACATGTGCAGGCAGCCAAAGCCCTGCAGGTTCCACAGAAGGCCAAGAACATCAGGGGGCAGTTCTACTACATCTCAGATGACACTCCTCCTATGAGCTATGCAGATCTAAATTACGAGCTGACCAAGGACCTGGGGTTTGCAATTGAGCCCAGGCTCCCCATGCCTCTGACGATGTTGTATTACTTCTCGCTGCTGCTGGAGATCGTGAGCTTCTTGCTCAGGCCCTTTGTCAGATACATCCCCTCCACCAACCGCCACCTGGTCACTCTACTGAATACCCCGTTCACCTTCTCTTATAAAAAGGCACAGAAGGATTTTGGCTACACACCCCGCTACACGTGGGAAGCAGCCAAGCAGTCCACTGGTCAGTGGCTTGCCTCCATTGTCCCACAGAGAAGGGAGTACTTGCAAATCGAGACCGTCTAA